From a region of the Zingiber officinale cultivar Zhangliang chromosome 4B, Zo_v1.1, whole genome shotgun sequence genome:
- the LOC121974960 gene encoding eukaryotic translation initiation factor 4E-1-like, giving the protein MMAVDNGIPTTIEKANGEGGELEEGEIVGNSAMGEAEPRQGAEGEDEDGDAGEQDDCGSQRKQVEIHPLEHSWTFWFDNHVGKSKQVAWGSTIRAVYTFSTAEDFWGVYNNINHPNKLPIGADFHCFKLGIEPKWEDPICANGGKWTLSCSKGKVDNLWLNTLLAMIGEQFDHGDEICGAVVNLRAKQEKISIWTKDGLNEAAQTSIGRQWKEHLDYNEPIGFILHDDAKKQDRFAKSRYTV; this is encoded by the exons ATGATGGCGGTTGACAACGGCATTCCGACGACAATAGAGAAGGCCAATGGTGAAGGGGGTGAGTTGGAGGAAGGGGAAATCGTAGGAAATTCTGCGATGGGGGAAGCGGAGCCGCGGCAGGGAGCGGAGGGCGAGGATGAGGACGGCGACGCCGGCGAGCAAGATGACTGTGGATCACAGAGGAAGCAGGTCGAGATCCACCCGTTAGAGCATTCCTGGACTTTCTGGTTTGATAATCACGTCGGCAAATCAAAGCAGGTCGCGTGGGGCAGCACCATCCGAGCTGTCTACACCTTCTCCACCGCTGAGGATTTCTGGGG TGTCTACAACAATATAAACCATCCAAACAAGTTGCCTATTGGAGCAGACTTCCATTGTTTCAAACTAGGAATAGAGCCGAAGTGGGAGGACCCTATCTGTGCGAATGGAGGAAAATGGACCCTAAGTTGCTCAAAAGGAAAAGTTGATAATTTGTGGTTAAACACT TTATTGGCTATGATTGGTGAGCAATTTGACCATGGTGATGAGATATGTGGAGCAGTTGTGAATTTACGAGCAAAGCAGGAGAAAATTTCTATCTGGACAAAGGATGGCCTGAATGAAGCAGCTCAG ACGAGCATTGGGAGGCAATGGAAGGAGCACTTGGACTACAATGAACCTATCGGATTTATACTTCAT GACGATGCAAAAAAGCAAGATAGATTCGCCAAAAGTAGATACACTGTCTGA